A window of the Callospermophilus lateralis isolate mCalLat2 chromosome 7, mCalLat2.hap1, whole genome shotgun sequence genome harbors these coding sequences:
- the Ca14 gene encoding carbonic anhydrase 14 isoform X1 — MLFFALLLEVIWILAADGGHHWTYEGPHGQDHWPASYPECGSNAQSPIDIQTDSVTFDPELPALQPHGYDQPGTEPLDLHNNGHTVQLSLPPTLYLGGLPRKYAAAQLHLHWGQKGSPGGSEHQINSEATVAELHMVHYDSDSYGSLSEAAQRPQGLAVLGILIEVGETENPAYEHILSHLHEIRHKDQKTSVPPFNVGELLPPQLEQFFRYNGSLTTPPCYQSVLWTVFNRRAQISMGQLEKLQETLFSTEEEPSEPLIQNYRAPQPLNQRTVFASFTQVGSLYTTGEMLSLGVGILIGCLCLLLAVYFIVRKIRKKRLGNRKSVVFTSAQATTEA, encoded by the exons ATGTTGTTCTTCGCCCTCCTGCTAGAGGTGATTTGGATCCTGGCTGCAGACGGGG GTCACCATTGGACATATGAAG GCCCACACGGTCAGGACCATTGGCCAGCCTCTTACCCTGAGTGTGGAAGCAATGCCCAGTCCCCCATCGATATCCAGACAGACAGTGTGACATTTGACCCCGAGTTGCCCGCTCTTCAGCCCCACGGATACGATCAGCCTGGAACTGAGCCTTTGGACTTGCACAACAATGGCCACACAG TGCAACTCTCTCTGCCCCCAACCCTGTATCTGGGCGGACTGCCCCGAAAATATGCAGCTGCCCAGCTCCACCTGCACTGGGGTCAGAAAGGATCCCCAGGGGGGTCAGAGCACCAGATCAACAGTGAAGCCACGGTTGCAGAG cTCCACATGGTGCATTATGACTCCGATTCCTATGGCAGCTTGAGTGAGGCTGCCCAGAGGCCTCAGGGGCTAGCTGTACTAGGCATCCTAATTGAG GTGGGTGAGACTGAGAATCCAGCTTATGAACACATTCTGAGTCATTTGCATGAAATAAGACATAAAG ATCAGAAGACTTCAGTGCCTCCCTTCAATGTGGGAGAGCTGCTCCCCCCACAGCTGGAGCAGTTCTTCCGTTACAATGGCTCACTCACAACTCCTCCCTGCTACCAAAGTGTGCTCTGGACAGTCTTCAATCGAAGGGCCCAGATTTCAATGGGACAG CTGGAAAAGCTTCAGGAGACATTGTTCTCCACAGAAGAGGAGCCCTCTGAGCCCCTCATACAGAACTATAGAGCTCCCCAGCCTCTCAATCAGCGGACTGTCTTTGCTTCATTCACCCAAG TGGGATCCTTGTATACCACAG GTGAGATGCTGAGTTTAGGTGTGGGAATCTTGATTGGCTGTCTCTGCCTTCTGCTGGCCGTTTATTTCATCGTTAGAAAGATTCG AAAGAAGAGGCTGGGAAACCGGAAGAGTGTGGTCTTCACCTCAGCACAAGCCACCACGGAAGCATAA
- the Ca14 gene encoding carbonic anhydrase 14 isoform X2 translates to MKAIYPSPLPLIQISCPQTTGPHGQDHWPASYPECGSNAQSPIDIQTDSVTFDPELPALQPHGYDQPGTEPLDLHNNGHTVQLSLPPTLYLGGLPRKYAAAQLHLHWGQKGSPGGSEHQINSEATVAELHMVHYDSDSYGSLSEAAQRPQGLAVLGILIEVGETENPAYEHILSHLHEIRHKDQKTSVPPFNVGELLPPQLEQFFRYNGSLTTPPCYQSVLWTVFNRRAQISMGQLEKLQETLFSTEEEPSEPLIQNYRAPQPLNQRTVFASFTQVGSLYTTGEMLSLGVGILIGCLCLLLAVYFIVRKIRKKRLGNRKSVVFTSAQATTEA, encoded by the exons ATGAAG GCTATCTATCCATCTCCTCTTCCCCTCATTCAGATTTCTTGTCCTCAAACTACAG GCCCACACGGTCAGGACCATTGGCCAGCCTCTTACCCTGAGTGTGGAAGCAATGCCCAGTCCCCCATCGATATCCAGACAGACAGTGTGACATTTGACCCCGAGTTGCCCGCTCTTCAGCCCCACGGATACGATCAGCCTGGAACTGAGCCTTTGGACTTGCACAACAATGGCCACACAG TGCAACTCTCTCTGCCCCCAACCCTGTATCTGGGCGGACTGCCCCGAAAATATGCAGCTGCCCAGCTCCACCTGCACTGGGGTCAGAAAGGATCCCCAGGGGGGTCAGAGCACCAGATCAACAGTGAAGCCACGGTTGCAGAG cTCCACATGGTGCATTATGACTCCGATTCCTATGGCAGCTTGAGTGAGGCTGCCCAGAGGCCTCAGGGGCTAGCTGTACTAGGCATCCTAATTGAG GTGGGTGAGACTGAGAATCCAGCTTATGAACACATTCTGAGTCATTTGCATGAAATAAGACATAAAG ATCAGAAGACTTCAGTGCCTCCCTTCAATGTGGGAGAGCTGCTCCCCCCACAGCTGGAGCAGTTCTTCCGTTACAATGGCTCACTCACAACTCCTCCCTGCTACCAAAGTGTGCTCTGGACAGTCTTCAATCGAAGGGCCCAGATTTCAATGGGACAG CTGGAAAAGCTTCAGGAGACATTGTTCTCCACAGAAGAGGAGCCCTCTGAGCCCCTCATACAGAACTATAGAGCTCCCCAGCCTCTCAATCAGCGGACTGTCTTTGCTTCATTCACCCAAG TGGGATCCTTGTATACCACAG GTGAGATGCTGAGTTTAGGTGTGGGAATCTTGATTGGCTGTCTCTGCCTTCTGCTGGCCGTTTATTTCATCGTTAGAAAGATTCG AAAGAAGAGGCTGGGAAACCGGAAGAGTGTGGTCTTCACCTCAGCACAAGCCACCACGGAAGCATAA
- the Ca14 gene encoding carbonic anhydrase 14 isoform X3 — protein MKISCPQTTGPHGQDHWPASYPECGSNAQSPIDIQTDSVTFDPELPALQPHGYDQPGTEPLDLHNNGHTVQLSLPPTLYLGGLPRKYAAAQLHLHWGQKGSPGGSEHQINSEATVAELHMVHYDSDSYGSLSEAAQRPQGLAVLGILIEVGETENPAYEHILSHLHEIRHKDQKTSVPPFNVGELLPPQLEQFFRYNGSLTTPPCYQSVLWTVFNRRAQISMGQLEKLQETLFSTEEEPSEPLIQNYRAPQPLNQRTVFASFTQVGSLYTTGEMLSLGVGILIGCLCLLLAVYFIVRKIRKKRLGNRKSVVFTSAQATTEA, from the exons ATGAAG ATTTCTTGTCCTCAAACTACAG GCCCACACGGTCAGGACCATTGGCCAGCCTCTTACCCTGAGTGTGGAAGCAATGCCCAGTCCCCCATCGATATCCAGACAGACAGTGTGACATTTGACCCCGAGTTGCCCGCTCTTCAGCCCCACGGATACGATCAGCCTGGAACTGAGCCTTTGGACTTGCACAACAATGGCCACACAG TGCAACTCTCTCTGCCCCCAACCCTGTATCTGGGCGGACTGCCCCGAAAATATGCAGCTGCCCAGCTCCACCTGCACTGGGGTCAGAAAGGATCCCCAGGGGGGTCAGAGCACCAGATCAACAGTGAAGCCACGGTTGCAGAG cTCCACATGGTGCATTATGACTCCGATTCCTATGGCAGCTTGAGTGAGGCTGCCCAGAGGCCTCAGGGGCTAGCTGTACTAGGCATCCTAATTGAG GTGGGTGAGACTGAGAATCCAGCTTATGAACACATTCTGAGTCATTTGCATGAAATAAGACATAAAG ATCAGAAGACTTCAGTGCCTCCCTTCAATGTGGGAGAGCTGCTCCCCCCACAGCTGGAGCAGTTCTTCCGTTACAATGGCTCACTCACAACTCCTCCCTGCTACCAAAGTGTGCTCTGGACAGTCTTCAATCGAAGGGCCCAGATTTCAATGGGACAG CTGGAAAAGCTTCAGGAGACATTGTTCTCCACAGAAGAGGAGCCCTCTGAGCCCCTCATACAGAACTATAGAGCTCCCCAGCCTCTCAATCAGCGGACTGTCTTTGCTTCATTCACCCAAG TGGGATCCTTGTATACCACAG GTGAGATGCTGAGTTTAGGTGTGGGAATCTTGATTGGCTGTCTCTGCCTTCTGCTGGCCGTTTATTTCATCGTTAGAAAGATTCG AAAGAAGAGGCTGGGAAACCGGAAGAGTGTGGTCTTCACCTCAGCACAAGCCACCACGGAAGCATAA
- the Aph1a gene encoding gamma-secretase subunit APH-1A yields MGAAVFFGCTFVAFGPAFALFLITVAGDPLRVIILVAGAFFWLVSLLLASVVWFILVHVTDRSDARLQYGLLIFGAAVSVLLQEAFRFAYYKLLKKADEGLASLSEDGRSPISIRQMAYVSGLSFGIISGVFSVINILADALGPGVVGIHGDSPYYFLTSAFLTAAIILLHTFWGVVFFDACERRRYWALGLVVGSHLLTSGLTFLNPWYEASLLPIYAVTVSMGLWAFITAGGSLRSIQRSLSCRRQEDSRVMVYSALRIPPED; encoded by the exons ATGGGGGCTGCGGTGTTTTTCGGATGCACTTTCGTCGCCTTCGGCCCAGCCTTCGCGCTTTTCCTGATCACTGTGGCTGGGGACCCTCTCCGCGTTATCATCCTGGTCGCGGG GGCATTTTTCTGGCTGGTCTCCCTGCTCCTGGCCTCTGTGGTCTGGTTCATCTTGGTCCATGTGACAGACCGGTCAGATGCCCGTCTCCAGTATGGCCTCCTGATTTTTGGTGCTGCTGTCTCTGTCCTTCTTCAGGAGGCCTTCCGCTTTGCCTACTACAAGCTGCTTAA GAAGGCAGATGAGGGGTTAGCATCGCTGAGTGAGGACGGAAGATCTCCCATCTCCATTCGCCAGATGGCCTATG TTTCTGGTCTCTCCTTCGGTATCATCAGTGGTGTCTTCTCTGTTATCAATATTTTGGCTGATGCACTTGGGCCAGGTGTGGTTGGGATCCATGGAGACTCACCCTATTACTTCCTAACTTCAG CCTTTCTGACAGCAGCCATTATCCTGCTCCATACGTTTTGGGGAGTTGTGTTCTTTGATGCCTGTGAGAGGAGACGGTACTGGGCTTTGGGCCTGGTGGTTGGGAGTCACCTACTGACATCAGGACTG ACTTTCCTGAACCCCTGGTATGAGGCCAGCTTGCTGCCCATCTATGCAGTGACTGTTTCCATGGGGCTCTGGGCCTTCATCACAGCTGGAGGGTCCCTCCGAAGTATCCAGCGCAGCCTCTCGT GCCGACGGCAGGAGGACAGTCGGGTGATGGTGTATTCTGCCCTGCGCATCCCACCCGAGGACTGA